The DNA segment AGCGGAGCGAATCCGTTCAGCGCCGCCGCTTCCGCTTCTTCTGGAGGTGATAGGTGAGCGCCTCGGCGATGCAGAAGCCGAGCGGCTCACGAGGGAGCGTCCCGGCGATGGGAATCCGGATGGCGCGGTTGCCCTCGAACTCCAGGAGTCCGTCGAACTCTTCCCGGAACCGCTCGATCAGCGACGTCTGGCAATGGACGTAGAGCTGGATCGAGTCCGGGGACGCGTCCTTCCAGTCGATTCGGACGGTCGTTCCGCTCTTCGTCTCCGACGTGACGTAGGCGGGCTCGCTCCACTTGAGCGTCTCTTCGAGGGGCCCCACGCCATCGGTTTCGCGCGCGGTGCGGAAGATCAGCGCCCGGAGTTCGAGGAGGCGTCGACGCGCCTTCGGCGGGTAACCCTCGAAGATCGCCGCGATCTTCTCGTCTTCGAAGGGAGGTTTCGCCGTCTTCGTCATGGTGATCAGACCGGGCGGAGCGAGACGAAGAGACGGACGAAGCCGAATCCCGCGCAGCAGGGGAAGCCGATGACGGCGAGCAGGGTTGCCCGGGGATCCTTCGCGATTCGGGCCCTCTTCGCCGAAGTGACGCTCGTGAACATGCGGACGACGTCGGCGGTCCCGTCGAAGCAGACGGGGACCGTCACGGGCGAGCCGTCCTCGCGAAGCGGACTGAGCATCCCCAGGCGGGGTCGAGAGAGAAACTGCGTACGTTCTTCCTCGGTCATCGCGGCCATCGGTCGACTCCGTGCGTCGATTCGCCAGTCGAACGATCTCGCCCTCGCGACGGCCTGTCAATCGTTCCGGAGGAGCCTCGACGACGACCGCGGGCCGGGCCGCGTGTGCCGCCGAGGGCGTCGCGGCCGTCATGAACGGTCGGTGCCCTTCTCCAGTCGTCTCGCACCGCCCTGGCGAGGAGCGCGAGGACGAGGGTGGGTGGGCCGATCCAGAACGCCTCGTTCGCGAGGATCGTGAGGCCGCGTCCCTGGAAGAATGCCGAGACCGAGAGCGGCGAGGTCATGATCGGTCGGAACGGCGCGAAGAAGCGTGTTTCGTCGAAGGGAAGCAGGAGGCCGATTCCGAGGCCTGCGTCGGTGAACAGATCGAGGAGTCCGTGGGAGAGGACGGCGGCGCCCGTCAGGACTCCGGCGAGGGCGGATCGTTTCGCGCCCCATCGCCGCCAGATCGGCACCGAAGTGGCCCCGACGAAGACTGCGAAGAAGATCGAGTGGGTGAAGCCGCGGTGGCCGAGGGGCTCGTGATAGGCCACGCCCAGCGTGTGGAAGACCACGTCGAGATCCGGTGCGGCCGCGAGCACGGCGAGCGTCGACACGAACAGGCGGGGGCGCGCCGCAGTGGGCAGGGCCGTCGCCAGGGTCGCGCCGACGGCAGCATGGGCGAAGGCGCTCGGCACGCAGTTCTCCTCGATTCGAGAGACGACCGGAGGCGATCGACCGCGAAGGCTAGTCGTTCGAGTCGAGCATCGACGAGAGTCCCTCGCGGTCGCGCAGCGTGATCCGACCGTAGGCGACCTCGATCCAGCCCTCGCGCTCGAAGCGCTTCAGGTGGCGACCGACGGCCTCGCGGGTCGCCCCGACCATCGCCGCGAGATCTTCCTGCGGCAGATGCACGTCGATCAGAGTCCCGCCGTCCTCTGCGGGTTCCCCGTGATCGCCCGCCAGCTCGAGGAGCCGCTTGGCGAGGCGTGTCGGCAGATCGAGCAGGACCGCGTCTTCGAGGAGCCCGAAGAGCATCCGTACGCGGTGGCTCATCAGCTCGGCGAAGGGCGGCCAGAACTCCGGATGCGCGCGCAGCAGCGCCTCGACTTCGCGGGAGTCGACGGAGAAGAGCTCGGTCTCTCCGATCGCGACGTTGTCGTGCGTACGAGGCAGGCCGTCGAAGAGGGAGAGCTCCCCGAACCATTCTCCAGGGCCGAGAACCGTGAGCACGAACTCGCGGCCGTCCGCGCCGTGGCCGAGGACCTGGACGCGGCCTGCGGCGACGCCGAAGAGCCCGTGTCCCGGATCGCCGCGGCGGAAGATCACGTCCCCGTCCGCGAAGCGCCGGCGAACGGCCCGGGCCTCGAGCGCGGTCGTGATCGCCTCGGGGAGCGTGCGTAGAAAGTCCTTGTGAATCAGGAGCTTGTCGGCCATCGAGACGTCCAGGGAGATTCTTCGGGAGACTGCGATCCGGATCGCAGTGTGCCGGATCGACGCGGCGTAGGCTGCCTCCATCGACCCCCGAACGAGGAGACCTGCGATGTCCGCCGCCGAAAACCTGACCGAGCCCCGAATCGACTGCTCGCCCGAGGAGTGGGCCGTCCGCGTCGACCTGGCCGCCGCCTATCGGCTGGTGGCCCTGCACGGCTGGGATGATCTGATCTTCACCCACCTGTCCGCGCGCGTGCCCGGGACGGACCACTTCCTGATCAATCCCTACGGCCTTCTCTTCGAGGAGATCCAGGCTTCGAGTCTCGTGAAGATCGACGTCGAGGGAAACAAGATCGACGACTCACCGTATCCGGTGAACCCGGCCGGCTTCACGATCCACAGCGCCGTCCACATGTCGCGCGAGGACGCCCACTGCGTCGTCCATCTCCATACGGTCCAGGGTCAGGGCGTCTCGGCCCAGCCGCAGGGCCTTCTTCCGATCACCCAGACCGCGCTCCAGATCCACGCCGACGTCGCCTATCACGACTTCGAGGGGATCGCCGAGGATCTCGACGAGCGTGAGCGGATCGTTCGGGACCTGGGTGACAAGAACGCGCTGATCCTCCGCAATCACGGCACGTTGACCGTCGGCGAGACCGTCGCCGACGCCTGGCTTCGCATGTACATGCTCGAGCGCGCCTGCGAGGCCCAGATCGCGGCGCAGGCCGGGGGGACGCCGCTCGAGGCGCCGGCGGAGGCGGCGGAGAAGACCGCGGCGATCGTGAAGCTCGGACTGCCGACGATCGGGCGGGAGCTCGCCTGGCCGGCGCTGCTGCGACGCGTGGATCGGGAGAACCCGGGCTACGAGGCCTGAGGGCCGACGCCCCGCGAAGCGCCGACCGACTCGGTCCGGATCGTGGAGTCATCGCTGCTCATCGCGCGAGCCCCAGTCGTTCGTGCCACGCTGCGATCGACTCCTCCGGATAGCCGCCATGCTGCCGGTCCTGCGGGTCGGCGTGCACCTCGACCCAGGGTGCCTTCGAGTCGATCATGAGGTGGGTGCGTTCGGGCGGAATCGGAAGCGGGGTGTCGATCGCGCTCGCCAGGGGATGGATGAGCTTCGGCCAGCGGGGGTCCCAGAGCCAGAGATGCGTCCCGCACTCGCCACAGAAGTGGCGTCGCGCGGGACTCTGCGAAGGCGCATTCTCGCCCTCGCTCTGAATCATCGCCTGGTAGACCCGGACGTGCTCCTCGCCTTCCACAGCGAGGGTCTCGAACTCGCCGCCCAGATTGATGGCGAAGCCCCCGCCGCCCGTCGTCTTCCGGCAGATGCCGCAGTAGCAGACGTTGAACGGGTAGGGGTGGGGCGATTCGAGGTGGAAGCGGATGGCCCCGCAGTGGCAGGAACCTTCGAGATGCATCCTGGGCGCTCCTCCCTTTATCAGTCGATCGCGAACCTCTCCGCGGGGTCGAAGCTCACCCGGGTCCGTCGTCGCCGATCAGTCGATCGACCTCCGCCGCGAAGCCGGGGTCGAACTCGCCCCGGCTCGTCTCCCAGAACGCGCGGCCGCCGGGCAGGCCGAGCATCCGGGTCAGGATGTGCTTCTGCGCCGTCCAGGACTCGCGTCCGCCGAGCTGGGACTGCGCCCACGCGTTCCAGAGGGCCCAGAGCGCATTGGTCAGGATGAGGCGAAGCCGTTCGCGCTCGATCTCGTCGAGGCTGTCCGGGTCTCGGAGGCCGCGGTAGTAGAGCTCGGTCACCACGGGATCCGAGGCCATCAGGGAGCGGATTTCGTTGCCGACCTGCGTCGTCGAGTCGATGCTCGTCACGCCGAGCGCGCGCGTGTTCTGGCGGAGCTGGCTGGCGAGATAGAGGAGCGTGATGATCACGCCGAGCGCGCCGATGATCTCGCCGATCGCGCCGATGGCTTCCCAGTTCATCCGGTCGACTCCGTGCTTGCGACGGAAATCACGTCGCGTTCCATGAAGGCGACGAACTCCGAATCGAACCACGCCTTCTTGTCATCCCAGTGATCGCGGAGGCCGATCGTCCTCCACTGCCAGCGGTAGCCGTCGACGGGCAGGCTGTCCGTCGGGTAGATCCCGTCCTGGACGCGCAGGTACTCCCAGTTCCAACGGAAGAGCAGGGAAACGGCGTGCGCTTCATGCTGCCGGAAGCGAACCTCCTCGTCGGTCAGGTCGACACCGTAGACCGTGCGTACGAAATCCGCGTTCTCCGCGATCTCGTCGAAATAGCGGATCTGGTTCTGGAGCATGTGGTACTGGGCCTGCTCTCGCGTGACGATGTTGCTCTGCCGTACCTGGACCGCGAGATAGGCGAGGGTGACCAGGGTTGCGATCGCGGCGACGAACTCGCCGATGTTGCCGAGCTGCTC comes from the bacterium genome and includes:
- a CDS encoding DUF1801 domain-containing protein, which translates into the protein MTKTAKPPFEDEKIAAIFEGYPPKARRRLLELRALIFRTARETDGVGPLEETLKWSEPAYVTSETKSGTTVRIDWKDASPDSIQLYVHCQTSLIERFREEFDGLLEFEGNRAIRIPIAGTLPREPLGFCIAEALTYHLQKKRKRRR
- a CDS encoding pyridoxamine 5'-phosphate oxidase family protein, with amino-acid sequence MAAMTEEERTQFLSRPRLGMLSPLREDGSPVTVPVCFDGTADVVRMFTSVTSAKRARIAKDPRATLLAVIGFPCCAGFGFVRLFVSLRPV
- a CDS encoding metal-dependent hydrolase, yielding MPSAFAHAAVGATLATALPTAARPRLFVSTLAVLAAAPDLDVVFHTLGVAYHEPLGHRGFTHSIFFAVFVGATSVPIWRRWGAKRSALAGVLTGAAVLSHGLLDLFTDAGLGIGLLLPFDETRFFAPFRPIMTSPLSVSAFFQGRGLTILANEAFWIGPPTLVLALLARAVRDDWRRAPTVHDGRDALGGTRGPARGRRRGSSGTIDRPSRGRDRSTGESTHGVDRWPR
- a CDS encoding Crp/Fnr family transcriptional regulator — translated: MADKLLIHKDFLRTLPEAITTALEARAVRRRFADGDVIFRRGDPGHGLFGVAAGRVQVLGHGADGREFVLTVLGPGEWFGELSLFDGLPRTHDNVAIGETELFSVDSREVEALLRAHPEFWPPFAELMSHRVRMLFGLLEDAVLLDLPTRLAKRLLELAGDHGEPAEDGGTLIDVHLPQEDLAAMVGATREAVGRHLKRFEREGWIEVAYGRITLRDREGLSSMLDSND
- a CDS encoding class II aldolase/adducin family protein, which codes for MSAAENLTEPRIDCSPEEWAVRVDLAAAYRLVALHGWDDLIFTHLSARVPGTDHFLINPYGLLFEEIQASSLVKIDVEGNKIDDSPYPVNPAGFTIHSAVHMSREDAHCVVHLHTVQGQGVSAQPQGLLPITQTALQIHADVAYHDFEGIAEDLDERERIVRDLGDKNALILRNHGTLTVGETVADAWLRMYMLERACEAQIAAQAGGTPLEAPAEAAEKTAAIVKLGLPTIGRELAWPALLRRVDRENPGYEA
- a CDS encoding GFA family protein codes for the protein MHLEGSCHCGAIRFHLESPHPYPFNVCYCGICRKTTGGGGFAINLGGEFETLAVEGEEHVRVYQAMIQSEGENAPSQSPARRHFCGECGTHLWLWDPRWPKLIHPLASAIDTPLPIPPERTHLMIDSKAPWVEVHADPQDRQHGGYPEESIAAWHERLGLAR